CCTGCACAAAACTGATCATTTGTCTGCTTAGACACTCTGTCGACTTATCAGTAAAGGGGAGagaaccagaaaaacaaaaccacaactCCCagatcatttgttttaaaccaaCAGAAGCCATAGAACCAGAGCCAGAGAGGGCAGATTTGAGTCGAAAATGTTGTCATCTGTTCTGAAGgctgaaaaggaaaacaaagggGGCGGGAGGGAAGAAAGGCAGGGGAAAGGTGGCAGAATGATGAGAGATTGTATTTGTTGGCTTGTGTGTTCATTATGAGATGCCTTCTGTCCCGCCGTCGGGACAGAAACAGCTGTTCCCCctgttttcacagaaaaacaagagaaatgttggacattaaaaaaaaaaaaaatacttattccTACCAgactgtgtatgtgtgtgtttatattccGTCTGTAATTGCTTCATATTCATGAGGACATTTTAGGGAGTGAGGCAGCGAGGAGAGGACGCATTCTGACagggcgttttttttttttttttttttttgttttcctctttttcttgtGAAGGTGCTTCTTGCTGACTTGTTTTGGTTCTCAAAGTGCTCAGTTGCCAACTGAATACAGTCAGCTCTGTTACAATATCGTCGTTTCTCAGATAAAAAAGTAGATTAACGTGTGAAGCAAACTTTTAATGCAGCTCTTCGCAAAATGATTCACATCACTTGACCTTTTTGGCATTCAGTTCCATTTTTTGTAGCAGACACACtaaaagtagtgcataattgcaAAGTGCAAATGAATTCAGCCGCTTTTCATGTCTGCAGATAACTCCTTTCATTATCGGGTTCTTGACCTACAGTcagtaaaacaactgaagtggGATCAGCAAAAACTAGCGCACAATCtcagtaattttgttttcactaaTACGTAACTAAAGCCAGTTTAGTAATATCAGGATGACGCAACAGACCCACAAAAAAATGGTCAAGACTCTGAAggaaattttacttttcattcctttgtttatgaaaattacattttttgaaccAACACATGTTGATTTTAACAGCAAAATCTAATAACATGCTCAATAAGAGtgttaaaaactgcatttagaGACGACCAACGAATTCGGAATAAACCGAATGCATCAGTTGAAGCAATTATAAAGAACACATTGCCTTAAAAGAACataatgcaacaacaaaaacaaaaacaatgccaatatgtttaaaaaaaaagcagatacAGCATTACTGTTGTGGTTAATGTGCATTTCACAAAGTAATCAAATATATAGTTTTTCTACTTCACAACAGTGcctttgtgtgtttgaacaTCAGTACCACAGTCACTTTAGAACTGCTTCGTTCCAAATAAgagttgtgttgttgttttttgtaagGAAAGCAGCCACACAACCAGCTGCCGTCACACACAAACCTGTGCACACCTGCACgttaaatggcctgtacttgtgtAGAGCTTCATCAAGTCCAGAGAACTCCAAAACACTCCACACcacagtcattcacccattcacaggCTTCAGCGCCACCGGGCGCTCTGACCGCCACCGGGCGCTCTGACCGCCACCGGGCGCTCTGACCGCCACCGGGCGCTCTGACCGCCACCGGGCGCTCTGACCGCCACCGGGAGCTCTGACCGCCACCGGGGAGGTGAAGCGTTTTGCCCAAGAACACGACGACTGAGACAGACAGAGTGAGGATTCGAACTGACAACTGTCACTGCCATATGTCACAGTACATATGGCATCATGGTTGTTATTCATGTAAAACTTCCAGACTCAgccttttctttcactttaaactataaaatgctaacatttgcCAAGACTGTATGGCAGATTTTTCTACaagagatgtttaaaaaaaattaaaaaccgaATGAAGGATGCAAGAATGCAgggaagagaggaaggaggTAGGACACGAGGACAGAAGGAAGGATGAATGAAGGAAGGTAGAACATGAGGGAGGGAAGGAAAgacaaatatttagattttttttcattcttggaaaaacaacctgaatcaaattccagacttttccagaccGCCTAGGAACCCAAAGGTTTTTTTTGGGTTCTGTATTGTGAATATCCAATCAATGACTTTTGATGCCCACAGTCTACTTTCACTAACCCACACCAGAACCTTCGATATAGAAATCTATCAAAAAGAGTCCCAAAGATTATAGACAAACACCACGAGAATGAAACAAGTATGAAAAACATCAGATCAACCGTTAAGCTCAGATATTTTTTCATCTTCTTCACCACTGCTGGAGGAGGACGGTGGCACGTCTTCACCCAGCCTCTTTAGTTTGGCCTTGTAATAGGCCTTTTTCATCCTGAAGGCCTTCTCCTTCTGTCGAGCTGCTTTCCTCTTCTCCCTGACCAGCTCCTGCTCCCAGGCAAGTACCTTCATCCGGTTTTCCCACTCCAGGATCTTCATCTGATCCAGCTGCTCCAAAGCCTCTGTCCGCTGCTGAAGCTCCAGTCTTGAAAAGTCCACAGAGTCATGAGGGGTCAGGCGGCGGCTGACCTCCTCCTCCTTGATGTCGGACGGATGAAGCTGATGGTTGATGGTTCTCGAGGTTCCTGTGTGGATGGAGGTGACAAAGGAAGCTCAGGTTTAAAGTTGTGTAAGCCAAAACAACTGGGGAGCTATTGATGTTCAGGGTGGCAACCGTTGCCAGGCAGCACTAGAAAGGTATGATGTGATTCAGATCTTCAAATTCAATGCTAAAGGGGTAtttaaaggaattttttttaagaactgcACTTGATTATCTCTAGTTTAAAATCTAAGTTGCTAAGATAGACCAGACTTAAGCTGAAATAGTAACCTTTGTACACAGATTCTTTAACAAAATCGGATTTAATAGGCCTGCTTATCATGCAGAGCTTCAGTGCATTCATTTTGGTGAAAGTCAGCTTTCTTTCATTCTGAAATATatccaataaataaatttaatcgtaagttatgttttttttttttttctgacataaaataaaaatttctaaTCAGGTTAGTAAATGAGCGGCTATAGcgagattaaaaacaaaatgtctcaaCAGCAAGGTTAAAAGATTTGATCTTTATTGTAGGTCTGTATCTGCCAGTACCTGGGACTGAGAAGTACGCAACAGGAAAGGCTGCATCCTGCAGCTCTGCATTGTGGGAACTGGAGTTTGTGGAGGGACTCTGATGCAGGTCTGACCAGTCGCTGCCTGTGATTCTGTCCAAAGCTTCACGCTGGAGGGCAAGGGTCATTTGCTCCTTGCTCTTCTCTACCTAATAGGGAGGCAGTGGGCAATAAAATTCCTTCTTACGAATCCAGTGGTTATGATTTATGAGCAACTTAGAATTTATTAATATCacttaaattatatattttttaaaaactgatatgTTTACCAGATTTGTGTTGCCGTTCATCTGTCTTGCATCGCCTATTAAACCACCTGCAATAATAGACAAAAAGGACAGAGACAGATGGGGAAGGTCTGTAGGACAATGTATCTCAGAACGCTTTGCAAAGAGCGCCTCCATCTGGTGGACGCAGGCATAACATTATACTTAAGTTTAAACAATTGTTGCAGTAAACAATTCAATTGTTtactacaataaaaaacaattgcaGTCAAAATTCACAAAACTACAACCTACTGGGGAAAAAATCGGACACTAAGAAATAATAGGTTTTACAAgctattatttataaaaaaataatagtttaacCCAGAAAGACTTAGGCAAAGGGGGATTGTAACTGgagtaataaaaaatactccAGCTCGCCGCTGCTCAGGTTTCTCTCTCTGTTGATGATCACGTTTATTTTACAAGCTTTGTTCTGTCAACATCTCTGATCTACTGGCTGCTGGTGTCCATAGAGACACATCATGTCCATGGCTCTCCATCCTTTTAGATGTCAAGCCAATTATAAATCATATTCAAGGAAGAAGCTggcttttttcatttttctaaaactgttttaacaCGAATCATTATGAGTTTGAAAAGAGGCAAGCCGCAGCATTCACGCTGACTTTGTTTATGCAGTGAGTTATGCCACTTGATCAAAAACTCAGGTCCTCCACATCCTAACATGCCTGTGTGCTGATTAAGGCGCATCGTCTCAACTCAACACTGCAGAGACTCCGGTTGTGATCGACGACCAAATGCGCCAATTAAGAGttaagcaaacaaacacaacgCGTCCCATTCAACACACGTTGTTATTACCAGTCATTTCGCTGTCATAAACACAGAGGGAGGCGTACTAACCTTCCAGCAGCTTTCGGACCGCAGCTTTGTGGCCAGCTCCGCCTGCGTGGCTGGTGAGGGCAGCCTCGCCCATGGTCTGAAGTTTGATTGATTTGCAGCAGGCCCTGCACCGAGCGAAATGAATGTCATCGGCGTCTTTGACCAGCCAGTCCTTGAAAGCGTCCTTTGTCAGCCAGGAGTCCTGGAATTTACATTTCCCAGGCATTGTTAGCTTCAAAGTTAGCTGGACCGCTACCTAACACGGACAAGAATCCTATTTACAGTATTTTGCCATGTGATGCGTTTAGGTCCTCTGTGAAAGTGTGTTCAAAGCAGTATTCACTGCTTTGAACAGTGAATACTGTTCactattatatatatttaatatgtaatatattaaattatatttattattattaataataataataataataataataataatatcacgTAAAAATATTCCATAAATGACACTTAGGTAATATAATAGATTCATGCACAATTGATTGATCCATAAAACATAATACCTATTTCAACTATTCCATatgtgtcattatttttaaaaagataaataaaaccacataCACCAAACACCTTGATATTACACACAGTCACTcataattattcttattataaaaaaaaaaaacaatctgtggAAGAAGCCAAAAATTTCGGTGATGACAAGAAAGCCAATCCAACCTTAGAGACTCAGCAATGATAAGACTTTGCTTGCTCTAATgggaaatatataaaatgtaattaatatgTTCCTATTAATTATtgagaaaactgtaaatattaataACTACTACTAGAAATAACAATTGCATCTATTTCATtcaagtgtaaaaataaaattttaaaaagacatatcTCTTACTGTTTTGAGAGTTCAAGGCGCCTCATTTTCAATCTGAgaccaatttctttttttttaaatcacaagaGGTTTTAAATAATGTGAGCTTAACTGTTTCTTACAGTGAACAACTCACTTTTTCAACTAACGTACTTTTTCTGAAAACACCTCAACGCAGCACAACTTTTCACCTTTTATCACGTGTGTTTTTTGGCCAATAAGCGCAGTTCAGTATTCCTGCAGCCAATCATCCTTCAGAAATCGGATTCTGTCGTTTTATTGGTTAAATTGGACCGGAAGTAATACAGAAACACATGTAGACAAAATTGCTGTTCTCAGAACTGAATAGCAATGTAAAATTACAAGTCAGAGACATGTTTCAGCTgtatttaaagctttaaagaGGTACGCATTGATTATCATTCCATACGAAAAGCGAGCATTGTATTCCTctgtttattaaatataaatgaagtGCTCCTGCTGTTAGCATGTTTTGCTAACTGAAAGCTTTTTCGTGTTGGGTTGTTTTCATTGCTAAGAGGAGCCAAACACACTGTCCATTTTCAGCGTCCACCAAACCCACTTTATCGTCAAAAATACACATTCTAAGTAGTAGCGTTGTGCCTTTCAGGAAGCATacagaatgtttatttttttttttctaatagaAACTAAACAGTAGCTTGTAAAGATGGAGACTGCTGCCCTGGTGGCTCCTATCACAGGTTTGGAGTTGTTTCAGGATCGGTTTCTGCTGACAGGTAAGTCTCATTCTGCCACGTTAGAACCACACACTTCAATTAATGATGCACGGTTTTGGGTatgattatataaaaaaacaagacaaaaatataaacactgcTCATCACTCTGAACACATTATCCTCACGGTCACGAGTGGGAGTAGCCGCATGCTGTggtgatgcttttcttcagcggGGATAGGGATGTTGGTCAGAGTTGATAAGCAGATGGATAAAGCTAAATACAGGCCAGTCCGGCAAGAAACCCagtttaaaagctgcaaaagacttgacaTTGGATTGAATGTTCACCTTCTAATGGGACAAAACTAAACATCCAGTCATATCTACAAaggaatggcccagtcaaagtccagaccaaaatGAGAACaagtggcaagacttgaaattGCTCTTCACACCTGCATGCTTTCTGTCCAAACTGGCTTAGCTTGAGTTTTTCAAAGAAtaattgtcaaaaatattctgtttctgtgtgtgcacagctggtagagacaaaccCCAAAAGACCTGCAGCTATATCTGTTGCAAAAAGGTGGTTTAAGTATTTACTCATCAGGGTTGAATATAGAAGAACTCTAATTTCTTTTTAGAGTTTTACTTATAATTTTGGAAACCATATATCATCAGTTGGCAGCGTTCCTCTAATTAACCAAGAAACTTGAGAAGCTGATGAGCAAAGAGATTAGAGGAAAACTTAATATAATGACTTGATGCTGAAATCTTAATAATGTCAGTATTGATTTTGATGACTAGCATTTCAACTGCTATTTTTTGCAAAAGGTAAATGATTTGCAAAAACTCAaggtaataaaaatataacacacttatatgtatttcttattttttttaatggactCCTGCACACTCCTACGCTTATTTTCCCATTGCTCTTCATGGCAGGTGAAGGACCAGTCTTGTCCGTGTACAGTCTCCTGCCCCGCCCGAATGTTGGTGCCTCGCTGAGTGTCCTGCAACATTACAGAATCCATGGGATCAGAGTGAGGAGCCGGGACACAGTGCCAACACAGAGCTCCACCGCCTCAGGTGCTATGCATTAAttttcacacagcaggcaatTGGTTTGCCACTAACAAATTTTCTCTGAATCTAATGAGGAATGTTGCACTTGAATGTAATAAGTGTAAAAGTTGCACTTacaacatttacacatttttttggcttaaaatgttgttttgagcctacaacaaatcagtttttttgcccttgttgaaaataaatggtGAAAGTGATACTATCTTTATTAGAGATGCAGTAATTTTGCCAGTTCTGACACatacttattgttttttgtttaattttttcctctaaggaataaaaaacaaagatataagTGTGTCAGATTATCCCTCTTTAGCCATTGAAGCATctgtttgtctgattttttttttaatttaaaaaagttttacttgCTGATTAAGGAAATTCTGGCTGAtgttggtgcatctctaatctTTATCTGTGGGAGGGGTTATTTGTAATATGTTTGTTCATTGCTTGTAAAAA
The genomic region above belongs to Xiphophorus maculatus strain JP 163 A chromosome 1, X_maculatus-5.0-male, whole genome shotgun sequence and contains:
- the LOC102223975 gene encoding uncharacterized protein LOC102223975 — protein: MPGKCKFQDSWLTKDAFKDWLVKDADDIHFARCRACCKSIKLQTMGEAALTSHAGGAGHKAAVRKLLEGGLIGDARQMNGNTNLVEKSKEQMTLALQREALDRITGSDWSDLHQSPSTNSSSHNAELQDAAFPVAYFSVPGTSRTINHQLHPSDIKEEEVSRRLTPHDSVDFSRLELQQRTEALEQLDQMKILEWENRMKVLAWEQELVREKRKAARQKEKAFRMKKAYYKAKLKRLGEDVPPSSSSSGEEDEKISELNG